The following nucleotide sequence is from Mycobacterium sp. 3519A.
GTGTGACGGCAATCGAGTATGTGAATACTCGGCACGCACTGGCCCGGCGGTGGGATTCTGACTCACGGCGCAGACTCAGCAACGCGCATGAAATGGGGGCCCCGCATGACCGCAATCCATCCCGACGCTCGACAACAAACCATTGAGGTGCGCAATCCCGCCGACGGTGTGGCCGTCGGGTCGGTTCCGATCGATTCGGCCGAGACCGTCGCGGTCAAGGCTCGCGAACTGAGGATCTTCCAACCTGAATGGGAGGCGCTCGGACCACGGGGTCGTAAGACCTGGCTGTTGAAATTTCAAGATTGGGTGCTCGACAATGCCGAGTACCTGACCGATGTCGTGCAAGCGGAAACCGGCAAGGTGCGCGCGGACGCCTCGATCGAGGCTCCGTTGACCGCGGGACTGCTTCAGTACTGGGCGAGCAATGCCGAGGCCTTCCTGGCCGACCGCCATCCGAGGCCGCACAACGTCCTGATGATGACCAAGCGACTGACGACCGTATACCGGCCCTATCCGGTGGTGGGGTTGATCATCCCGTGGAACTTTCCATTCGCCAACGCGGCCATCGACGGCATCCCCGCATTGGCCGCGGGCGCCGCGGTGCTGCTCAAAACGTCGGAGGTGACCCCGCTGAGCGCCGTCGAATTCGTAAGGGGCTGGAGCGAAATCGGTGCACCGCCCGTGCTTTCGTTGACTACCGGATACGCCGAGACCGGTGCCGCGGTCATCGCCAACTCCGACTACGTGCATTTCACCGGTTCAACGGCGACCGGTCGCAAGGTGGCCGTCGCATGTGCGGAGCGGTTGATCCCGTACAGCCTCGAACTGGGCGGCAAGGATCCCGCGGTGGTGCTGGCCGACGCCGACATCGACCGGGCAGCGAACGGCATCGCCTGGGGTGGGATGACCAATTCCGGACAGGTCTGCGTATCCGTCGAACGGGTTTACGTCGAGGCGCCGATCTACGGGGAATTCGTCGCCAAGCTCACCGACAAGGTGAGCGAACTGCGGCAGGGCCAAGATGACGACAAGTACCGCTTCGACGTCGGAGCGATGGCCACCGTGGCGCAGCGAGACATCGTCGCGCGCCACGTCGACGAGGCG
It contains:
- a CDS encoding aldehyde dehydrogenase family protein; translation: MTAIHPDARQQTIEVRNPADGVAVGSVPIDSAETVAVKARELRIFQPEWEALGPRGRKTWLLKFQDWVLDNAEYLTDVVQAETGKVRADASIEAPLTAGLLQYWASNAEAFLADRHPRPHNVLMMTKRLTTVYRPYPVVGLIIPWNFPFANAAIDGIPALAAGAAVLLKTSEVTPLSAVEFVRGWSEIGAPPVLSLTTGYAETGAAVIANSDYVHFTGSTATGRKVAVACAERLIPYSLELGGKDPAVVLADADIDRAANGIAWGGMTNSGQVCVSVERVYVEAPIYGEFVAKLTDKVSELRQGQDDDKYRFDVGAMATVAQRDIVARHVDEAVASGARVTTGGKPTGVGTFFEPTVLADADNSMSCMREETFGPTLPVVKVADEEEAIRLANDSNYGLSATVWTSDLARGERVARRLEVGAVNINDALANGFQFSVPMPGWKDSGIGARNGGAQGILKYCRAQAITTPRMPTPAREPLWYPYSRRKFRFALGMMRATAARGLRRLGLKPQGGAR